Sequence from the Christiangramia fulva genome:
TTACCAGGCTCAGGCTGGTCTGGTTCTGAATAAGGTCCTGAAGTGAATTCGTGAAAGCCCTGTCTATTCCGGGTTCCACAAGGTCGGCATTGTTCTGGAAGAAGTTCACCTGGAAAGTTTTAGCCTGGCCAACATCTGCCCCGGTAAAAGAGTAGATCCCGCAGGATTGCAAGGCAAGCAGCAAAACAGAACAAAGTATGATTATTGGTTTTTTCATGTCTTTATTTAGCCTTAAGCGGTATGCTTTAAGCGATAAGCCCTTATTATAAATTCTGGCTTACGGCTTAGAGCTGAGCGCATCCAGCTACAAATTATATTGTTTGATCTTGCGGTACAGCGTTCGTTCGCTTATTCCCAGTTCTTCGGCCGCTGCTTTTCTCTTTCCGTTATGGCGTTCCAGTGATTTTTTAATCAGCTCGAGCTCCTTATCCTGAAGGGAAAGGGTTTCCTCCTCCTCAATCTCTTCCGCGAAATAATATTTGTCTTTTTCCTCCTGCTTTTGCGGCGCATTCTGCTTTGCAATGGGCAATGCTTCCAGCCTTTCCTGATCTATACTTTCTTCGTCGATATTATCCCCGCTCTCCCCATATATTTTCTGAATAAGTCCTTCATTCTCATCCTGCACCTGCTTGTTATTTCCTTCCTGCATCAGTTTAAGGGTGAGTTTTTTGAGATCGTTGAGATCATTTTTCATATCGAAAAGCACTTTATAAAGGATCTCTCTTTCATTGCTGAAATCGCTTCCTTTTTTCCTATCAGAAATAACAGCTGGAAGGTTACTCCCAACATCCGGAAGATAATGTTTGAGTTCATCAGCCGAAATGATCCGATCCTGTTCCAAAACCGAAATCTGCTCGGCTATATTTCGAAGCTGACGAATATTTCCGCCCCAGCGATAATTCAAAAGCACCCTTACCGCATCGTCTTCCAGCTTAATGGTGGGCATTTTATACTTCAGCGCAAAATCTGAAGCGAATTTGCGAAACAACAAATGAATATCTTCCTGTCTTTCCCGCAAAGGTGGCAGGTTTATCTCAACAGTGCTCAATCGATAATAAAGGTCCTCGCGAAATTTTTCTTTTTTGATAGCCTCGAACATACTGATATTCGTGGCAGCAACGATACGCACATTGGTTTTCTGAACCTTTGAAGAACCTACCTTGATAAATTCACCATTTTCAAGCACACGAAGCAGCCTCACCTGGGTGGGCAAAGGCAGTTCCCCAACCTCATCGAGAAAGATCGTTCCCCCATCGGCTACCTCAAAATATCCATTTCTGGTTTGGGTGGCGCCGGTAAAAGCTCCTTTTTCATGACCAAAAAGCTCACTGTCTATAGTTCCTTCTGGGATCGCACCGCAGTTCACAGCAATATATTTCCCGTGTTTGCGATGCGAAAGGGAATGAACGATCTTAGGGATACTCTCTTTTCCCACACCACTTTCCCCGGTAACCAATACCGAAATATCGGTAGGCGCGACCTGGATCGCCTTTTCTATGGCGCGATTGAGTTTTGGATCGTCGCCGATTATCCCAAAACGTTGTTTTATTGCCTGGACTGATTCCATTTATTAGTATTCAGTATTGAGTAGTGAGTATTGAGTGGGTGTTTTAGCCTTCATTTAAACCTAATTATTTTCACTAAATCCCACGCCAGTTCCGATAAGAGTGGCGCTTGTACAATCTTCGATCTTCACGTTCACAAAATCACCCACTTTATAGTTCTCTTTCGGAAAAACCACTACGGTATTTTGAGTGTTTCTTCCGCTCCAGTGAACATCAGATTTTTTGGATTCCTTTTCGATAAGAACTTCTACGGTCTTTCCAAGGTATTTCTCCGTATTATATTTGCTATGCTGCTGTTGTAAATTGACGATTTCGGTCAATCTCCTTTTCTTCACCTCCTCCGGAACATCATCTTCAAATTTTCTCGCCGCCATAGTTCCCGGTCTTTCAGAATAAGCGAACATGAATCCGAAATCATATTTCACATATTCCATCAATGAAAGCGTATCCTGGTGATCTTCTTCGGTCTCGGTAGGGAAACCGGTGATAATATCATGAGAAATTCCACAATCTGGAATCAGTTTTTTAATATTATCGATAAGCTGGAAATATTCCTCGCGGGTATGAAGGCGATTCATCTTTTGCAGAATTCGGTCGCTTCCACTTTGAACCGGCAGGTGAATATATTTACAGATATTTCGATATTTCGCCATCATTTCGATCACATCCATCGTCATATCCTGAGGATTCGAAGTAGAAAAACGGATCCTCATTTTCGGCTGGGCTTCAGCAACCATTTTCAAAAGTCCGGCAAAATTAGTCGCGGTAGCCTTCTGCATTTCTGAAGCATTTTTAAAATCCTTTTTGAGTCCGCCGCCATACCACAAATAACTGTCTACATTCTGACCGAGAAGGGTAATTTCCTTAAAGCCTTTTGCCGCCAGATCGTTCACTTCTTCAACGATACTCTGCGGATCACGGCTTCGTTCCCTGCCGCGGGTAAACGGCACCACGCAAAAAGTACACATATTATCACAACCCCGGGTGATCGAAACGAAGGCAGAAACGCCATTCGACTGCAGCCTTACTGGTGAAATATCGCCGTAAGTTTCTTCTTTGCTAAGAATTACGTTAACAGCTTCCCGGCCTGCTTCAACCTCATTGATAAGATTTGGCAGATCTTTATAGGCATCGGGGCCCACCACCAGATCAACAATTTTTTCTTCTTCCAGAAATTTGTTTTTCAGTCGTTCGGCCATACAGCCCAAAACACCCACTTTCATTCCCGGATTGATCCTTTTAACGGCATTATATTTTTCCAGGCGCTTTCTTACTGTCTGTTCCGCTTTTTCACGAATCGAACAGGTATTGACCAGTACAAGGTCGGCCTCCTCAAGATTTTGAGTGGTATTATATCCTTCTTTTGAAAGTATGGAAGCCACGATCTCACTATCGCTAAAATTCATTTGACAGCCGTAACTTTCAATAAAAAGCTTACGGGTATTCCTCTCCTGTGGCTCCATTACCAGGGCGTTACCCTGTTTTTTTTCATCTATGATCTTCTCCATAATTCCTTGATAACCTTCCGGTTTTTAGACTGGCAAAGATAAGGCTAAACAGGATTCTGACAAAGTGACAGAAAAAAATTTCTGCAAATCGACGCAACCTTTTTATTTCTTCCGCATCTAACAGGTAACTAACCATCAAAAAATGAAAAAATCACTACTGCTTTTTCTAATCCTTTCAGGCAGTTCTCTTTTTCTTTCCTGCCAACGCGAAGAAGACACAGGCAGTACTCTGGTGGCAGTGCCGGTGACCGTTAGCCTGGAAAAATTTCGTTCTTCGGTTAAAGTCACGGCTCCAAGGAACATCAAAGAATCAGGTAAGATCTATGCCTGGAAAAACTACATTTTCATCAATGACAAAAACGAAGGGGTCCATATCATCGACAATACCGATCGTTTTAATCCGAAAAAAATCTCATTTCTGAAGATCCCGCGAAACATGGATATCGCAATTAAAGACGATATGCTTTATGCTGATAACGGGATGGATCTTGTGGTTTTTGATTTGAGCGATATGGCAAACATCCATGAGATCAACAGGATCGAAGATGTTTTTCCTAATTATTTTAATGTTGCTCCAGCCGGTGCAGAATATGTGGATTTCCAAAATTTTGATCCTCAAAATGAAGTAATCGTAGGCTATGTTTACGAGAAAAAGAAAATCGAATATGCTCCAGATATCTGGATGACCGTAGACGAGGCAGCGGCCTACTATTCAAATGGAAACACCGGCCAGGGAGGATCTATGGCCAGATTTAGTATTAAAGACGATTATTTATATGTTGCGGAAGAAACAAAACTTTCGGTATTTGATATTTCCATGCCCGAAGATACCGATCTCATTCACGAGGAGTATGCCGGCTGGCAGATAGAGACCATCTTTAACGCCGATGATTACCTTTATCTGGGTAGCGCAACAGGAATGTATATTTACAGCATAGAGGATCCTGCTTCCCCCCGGCAGGTCTCTTTTCTTCAGCATGTAATGGGCTGCGATCCCGTTGTGGTGAAAGACAATTATGCCTATGTAACCATTAGAAACGGAAATAGCTGCGGACAGGCCGAAAACCTGTTGGATATCGTTGATATTTCCGATAAATCAGAACCATTTATTGCCAATAGATATGAAATGGAAAATCCGCACGGAATGGGCACCAAAGATAACTGGCTGTTTGTTTGCGACGGCAGTGCCGGATTAAAAGTCTATGACATTGAAAATACCCCCGACCTTAGGTTAATAGATCAATTCAGCAACATAAACACCTATGACGTTATCCCCATGGAGGATAAGTTGCTCATGGTCGGGGACAATATTCTTTACCAATATTCCTATAAAGGTAATGAGGTTAGTTTATTAAGCAGTTTTGCTTTGAACTGATTTCCTTTTTGTTTGGTTTTTTTCAGAAAATCCCCGGTAGGGCGGGGATTTTCTTATTCATCATTTCCATAGGCCCCGTCCAGAAAAAGATATCTTTTATCATTTTCGGCATCCTGGGTTTCGAATTCAGCATCCATAATCAGGACCGGTGGAGTAACATCTGAAGCTTCTGCCGAAGGCCACTTTGGCAAACCGGCTCCATTAGGATTTCCTGTTTTGATAAAATTCGCCAGGTATTGCTGAATGGTATCTGAAATTTTAAAGTCGATTTCTTTCAAATTAGGATTGTCCATTCTCCCCAGATTTCCTAAAAAATATTCAATTTCTGACGCATGGGCTGCCCCGATGGGAGTGTAATCTGGATTAGCTTTGGCCGCCGGCCTGATCTTTTTGAACAAATAGCGATAAACTGGTTCTTCGGAATTTTTTCTGTGAAGATCAAACCATTTCCAGGTGCTGTAAGCGATAAACCTGTCGGAAGCCAATTGCGTAGCAGATTCCCTGATCTTTTTGGTGTTTCCGGAAGGATATAATTCCACTACCTCTTCAAAATTTTCAGGATAAAGTTCCTTCAATTTATTTTTATAGTTTTCCTCGTTATACTCTTTTCCCTGCATAATTCCCTGACCATCCACTTCAGCCGAATTCCAGCCTACGAGAAGTGGAATTTGAGCCTCTTCTCCATTTCTAAAAATCTCTGGCAGTGGCTTCGGAAGAAAATAGTGATCTATCACCGTGGGAAAACCAAACCTTCCCGATTCCTGATAAACTTTATATAATTCTTCGGCGCTTAAGGCCCTTAGATCTTCAATGGAATTGTAGCTGGTTTTTTTCATGAATTCCACTCCAATTTTTTCAGCTTCAGAAAGCGGAACAGGAGCCAGTGTAGGTTTTATGGAAGCACCGCTTTCACCCATTGCGCCGGCCAGGTAATCTTTAGACATCGGGGAAGCCATTTGTGCACTCACCGAAATGGATCCTGCCGATTCTCCGCCAATGGTAATTTTTTCAGGATCGCCTCCAAAATTTTCAATGTTTTCAGAAACCCATTTTAAGGCCGCGTTCTGGTCGAGCAGTCCGTAATTTCCGGAAGCATGATAAGGCGCTTCAGCTGAAAGTGCGGGATGAGCATAAAACCCGAAGATATTTAAACGATAATTCACCGTTACCACCACAATTCCTTTTTGCGCAAGTGAAGTTCCGTCATAACGCGGTTCCCCGCCACTACCGGCCACAAATCCGCCACCATAGAAATAAACCAGTACCGGAAGAGATTTATTTTCAGAGGCATTTGGCGTCCAGATATTCAGGTAAAGACAGTCTTCACTAAAACCCTTTCCGCGGTAAACCATATCGCCAAAGACATTAGTTTGCATGGGCGCGGCTGCAAATTCGGTAGTTTTCTTAATTCCCTGCCATTCATCGGGTTCCTGCGGAGCTTTCCATCTTAAATCCCCAACCGGCGGCTTTGCAAAGGGAATGCCCAGAAAAAGATCAAGATCGCTCTGGTTGTCATGAAATCCCTGTACTAGACCATAGTTTGTTTCAGCTTTCACCGGAGCCTGGGCAGAAAGACTAAAATTAAGAAAAAGTGATAAGGCTGCTATAAATTCAAAGCGAATTCTCATGATAAAGATTTTAATTATGCACTTAAATTTAACCGAAAAATTCATCATTATCTTCCCGACTTTGCATATCTTTTTTAAGATTTGCTGCCCGGTTATTTGTTTTGTCAGGGATCTTAAAATTTCCTGTTTGAAAACTTCTCTTTTTCAGTGGGTTGGTTTTTATTTCTTTCAGAAAAGCCTAATTTCTCAATTTGCCTTAATTGTTTAAATTTTTCCTGATTTTTACAAACATTTTTTATTTTTGGAAATAAAAAAAACCCTTCCAGATCAGGAAGGGCTTTCAAATATCTTCAAATATCTTCAAATATCTCTTAGGCCTCGAACGGCTCGATAGAAACATATGATTTATCTCCCTGCTTTTTGGCGAATTTTACAACTCCGTCAACTTTAGCATGAAGTGTATGGTCTTTTCCAGCGTATACATTATCACCAGGGTGGTGAGTAAATCCGCGCTGTCTTACGATAATATTTCCCGCAACGGCAGCCTGGCCACCAAAAATTTTCACGCCAAGGCGTTTAGATTCTGACTCTCTACCGTTCTTGGAACTACCAACTCCTTTTTTATGTGCCATTTTATAATGTTTTTAGTAGTTTAACTTAAGGCTTCTATTAATTCGGCCTTTTTCATTGAAGAATAACCTTCAAGACCTCTTTCTTTTGCCATTTCCTTTAGCTCTGCAACAGTGTGCTGACTAAGGTCTTTTGAGTCATTATCGGCCTTTTTAGCTTCCTGTTTTGGAGCTTCTTTTTTTGGTTCTTCTTTTTTAGCCGAAGATTTTTTCTTTCCGTCAAGGCTAATTTCCTCGATAAGAATTTCGGTAAGTGACTGGCGGTGACCATTTTTTACTTTGTAACCTTTACGACGTTTTTTCTTAAAAACGATCACTTTATCACCTTTCAGGTGGCGGTTGATTTTAGCTCCAACCAAAGCACCTTCTATAGCCGGGGCGCCAACATTGATTGTATCACCGTCTGCAGTAAGAAGAACCTTATCGAAAGAAACACTGTCTCCTTCGTTGCCTTCTAAACGGTGTACAAAAACCTTTTGGTCTTTTGCAACTTTAAATTGCTGCCCTGCTATCTCTACAATTGCGTACATAGCGTATAATTAATTAAATGATTTTCAATACTCTGCACCTGAGTTTTCACGCAAGCGGGTGCAAATATAATTCTAATTAATTAATTGACAAAGGTTTTTTAATTTTTAGCCCAGGCAGTTATAAGGTATGTTTTTTAGACTCTTTCGTATTCCAGCTGTTTTTATATAATTGCATATAGGTGAGAGCAAGGACTATACTTGTTGAAAAACCCATTAATGCGACGGTAAACAGAACACTCGCAATATCGGTACTATAAAAAGTAGCCCACATCGAGATAAGCTGGTCTAAAAAACCTGGATTTAGCTCGGTAGCATAAAAGGCAAAGAAAATAAGAAAAATAATGGTGGCGTTGACCCCGGTCAAAAACACGGCTGAAAAGCCTTTTTGATATTTAAATTTGTTTCCCTTACTCTTGCGATAAGCCTTCAGAGATAAAAATAAACCTACAGCCATGATCACCCCGTTAAAAATACTGTACAGGGGATTTACATGTAGGCCAAATATCGAAAGAATTAGAAAATAGGCGATCAAAGCGATTGCCACTCCTATACCATATAAAATCGGAATTTTTAAATTAATCATACTTATAGCTGTTTCTAGTAAATTTCTAAAAAATGAGACGCTTTTTCCCTTAACAGCATGTTAATTTTAACACATTTACACCATTTGGACATATTTGCGATTTATTTTTGTAACTAATTCTACCCAAAACATACCTATTTATACATTTACTTTAAATTCTTACTTTAAACTCTGAAAAAACTTAAAATGATGAACAAATTAAAACTATTGTTCTGCCTTTTATTCGTCGGAATAATGGGCTTTGCTCAGGAAGTTGATTTTACTGAGTATAATCTAGACAATGGGCTGCACGTCATCCTCCACCAGGATAATACTGCTCCTGTAGTTAATACTTCGGTTATGTATCACGTAGGCGGAAAGGACCTTAAAAATGATAAAACAGGCTTCGCTCATTTTTTCGAACATCTTCTTTTTGAAGGAACGGAGAATATCAAAAAAGGTGATTTTATGAAAATCATCAGTGCTAATGGAGGGTCTTTTAATGCCAACACATCTCTTGATCGTACTTATTATTTCGAAACCTTTCCTTCAAACAAGCTTGAGCTGGGCCTTTGGCTGGAATCTGAACGAATGATGCATCCAGTAATTGGTGAGCAAGGAGTGGAGACACAAAATGAGGTGGTAAAAGAAGAAAGACGCAGGTCGTATGATAACAGACCTTATGGGAATGTATTGCAGGTGATCCAAAAAAACCTCTTCAACAAACATCCATATAAAGATCCAAATATAGGCTATATGGAAGACCTCGATGCCGCTACTTTGGAAGAATTCAATGAATATTTTGATGAATATTATGCTCCAAATAATGCTACTCTTGTTGTAGCAGGCGATATAGATATCGAAAAAACAAAGAAGTTAATAAAAGATTATTTTGGACCTATACCAGAGGGCAATAAAGTTGATCGCGCGAAGATTGAAGAAAAACCTATAACCGAAACAGTTACCGATACCTTTTACGATCCCAATATACAGTTGCCAATGCTAGTGCTGGCGTGGAGAACTCCTGAAATGAAAGATCGCGACGCTTATGTTCTGGATATGATCTCAACCATCCTTTCTGAAGGAAAATCATCCCGCCTTTATAAGAAAATTGTAGATGATAAGAAACAAGCCTTACAGGTTTCTGCCTTTAATCTCCCCCTTGAGGATTATGGGGGTTATGCCATTTATGCCATTCCACAAAACAATACTCCACTTGATACCATAAAATCAGAAATAGATCAGGAAATCCGTAAGCTACAAACCGAAAAGATTTCTGATCGGGAATACCAAAAACTTCAAAACACTTTTGAAAATAATTTTGTGAATTCAAATAGCAGCATAGCGGGTATTGCCGAAAGCCTTGCTACAGATAATGTGCTTTACGACAACACTAACCTGATTAACAAAGAAATCGAGATCTATAGATCTATTACTCCCGAAGATATCAAAAGAGTTGCAAACGAATATTTAAACAAGAATCAGCGGGCTGAGATTTATTATTTGCCAAAATCTGAGGATGTTGAATAAAAACATAAAAACAATGAAGAAACTAATAATCACACTCAATATATTCCTTTTTCTTGGTCTTGCAGTAAACGCTCAGATAGATCGGACCACGCAACCCGAACCAGGACCTGCTCCTAAAATCAACTTACAAAAACCGGAGGTATTTACACTCGACAACGGCCTTACAGTAATGGTAGTGGAGAACCATAAATTGCCCCGGGTAAATATGACACTTCTCTTAGATAATGCTCCACATTCCGAAGGTGAAAAAGCCGGGGTCTCAG
This genomic interval carries:
- a CDS encoding sigma-54 interaction domain-containing protein — protein: MESVQAIKQRFGIIGDDPKLNRAIEKAIQVAPTDISVLVTGESGVGKESIPKIVHSLSHRKHGKYIAVNCGAIPEGTIDSELFGHEKGAFTGATQTRNGYFEVADGGTIFLDEVGELPLPTQVRLLRVLENGEFIKVGSSKVQKTNVRIVAATNISMFEAIKKEKFREDLYYRLSTVEINLPPLRERQEDIHLLFRKFASDFALKYKMPTIKLEDDAVRVLLNYRWGGNIRQLRNIAEQISVLEQDRIISADELKHYLPDVGSNLPAVISDRKKGSDFSNEREILYKVLFDMKNDLNDLKKLTLKLMQEGNNKQVQDENEGLIQKIYGESGDNIDEESIDQERLEALPIAKQNAPQKQEEKDKYYFAEEIEEEETLSLQDKELELIKKSLERHNGKRKAAAEELGISERTLYRKIKQYNL
- the miaB gene encoding tRNA (N6-isopentenyl adenosine(37)-C2)-methylthiotransferase MiaB → MEKIIDEKKQGNALVMEPQERNTRKLFIESYGCQMNFSDSEIVASILSKEGYNTTQNLEEADLVLVNTCSIREKAEQTVRKRLEKYNAVKRINPGMKVGVLGCMAERLKNKFLEEEKIVDLVVGPDAYKDLPNLINEVEAGREAVNVILSKEETYGDISPVRLQSNGVSAFVSITRGCDNMCTFCVVPFTRGRERSRDPQSIVEEVNDLAAKGFKEITLLGQNVDSYLWYGGGLKKDFKNASEMQKATATNFAGLLKMVAEAQPKMRIRFSTSNPQDMTMDVIEMMAKYRNICKYIHLPVQSGSDRILQKMNRLHTREEYFQLIDNIKKLIPDCGISHDIITGFPTETEEDHQDTLSLMEYVKYDFGFMFAYSERPGTMAARKFEDDVPEEVKKRRLTEIVNLQQQHSKYNTEKYLGKTVEVLIEKESKKSDVHWSGRNTQNTVVVFPKENYKVGDFVNVKIEDCTSATLIGTGVGFSENN
- a CDS encoding LVIVD repeat-containing protein; amino-acid sequence: MKKSLLLFLILSGSSLFLSCQREEDTGSTLVAVPVTVSLEKFRSSVKVTAPRNIKESGKIYAWKNYIFINDKNEGVHIIDNTDRFNPKKISFLKIPRNMDIAIKDDMLYADNGMDLVVFDLSDMANIHEINRIEDVFPNYFNVAPAGAEYVDFQNFDPQNEVIVGYVYEKKKIEYAPDIWMTVDEAAAYYSNGNTGQGGSMARFSIKDDYLYVAEETKLSVFDISMPEDTDLIHEEYAGWQIETIFNADDYLYLGSATGMYIYSIEDPASPRQVSFLQHVMGCDPVVVKDNYAYVTIRNGNSCGQAENLLDIVDISDKSEPFIANRYEMENPHGMGTKDNWLFVCDGSAGLKVYDIENTPDLRLIDQFSNINTYDVIPMEDKLLMVGDNILYQYSYKGNEVSLLSSFALN
- a CDS encoding carboxylesterase/lipase family protein, yielding MRIRFEFIAALSLFLNFSLSAQAPVKAETNYGLVQGFHDNQSDLDLFLGIPFAKPPVGDLRWKAPQEPDEWQGIKKTTEFAAAPMQTNVFGDMVYRGKGFSEDCLYLNIWTPNASENKSLPVLVYFYGGGFVAGSGGEPRYDGTSLAQKGIVVVTVNYRLNIFGFYAHPALSAEAPYHASGNYGLLDQNAALKWVSENIENFGGDPEKITIGGESAGSISVSAQMASPMSKDYLAGAMGESGASIKPTLAPVPLSEAEKIGVEFMKKTSYNSIEDLRALSAEELYKVYQESGRFGFPTVIDHYFLPKPLPEIFRNGEEAQIPLLVGWNSAEVDGQGIMQGKEYNEENYKNKLKELYPENFEEVVELYPSGNTKKIRESATQLASDRFIAYSTWKWFDLHRKNSEEPVYRYLFKKIRPAAKANPDYTPIGAAHASEIEYFLGNLGRMDNPNLKEIDFKISDTIQQYLANFIKTGNPNGAGLPKWPSAEASDVTPPVLIMDAEFETQDAENDKRYLFLDGAYGNDE
- the rpmA gene encoding 50S ribosomal protein L27, encoding MAHKKGVGSSKNGRESESKRLGVKIFGGQAAVAGNIIVRQRGFTHHPGDNVYAGKDHTLHAKVDGVVKFAKKQGDKSYVSIEPFEA
- the rplU gene encoding 50S ribosomal protein L21, with the translated sequence MYAIVEIAGQQFKVAKDQKVFVHRLEGNEGDSVSFDKVLLTADGDTINVGAPAIEGALVGAKINRHLKGDKVIVFKKKRRKGYKVKNGHRQSLTEILIEEISLDGKKKSSAKKEEPKKEAPKQEAKKADNDSKDLSQHTVAELKEMAKERGLEGYSSMKKAELIEALS
- a CDS encoding DUF4199 domain-containing protein, which translates into the protein MINLKIPILYGIGVAIALIAYFLILSIFGLHVNPLYSIFNGVIMAVGLFLSLKAYRKSKGNKFKYQKGFSAVFLTGVNATIIFLIFFAFYATELNPGFLDQLISMWATFYSTDIASVLFTVALMGFSTSIVLALTYMQLYKNSWNTKESKKHTL
- a CDS encoding M16 family metallopeptidase, giving the protein MMNKLKLLFCLLFVGIMGFAQEVDFTEYNLDNGLHVILHQDNTAPVVNTSVMYHVGGKDLKNDKTGFAHFFEHLLFEGTENIKKGDFMKIISANGGSFNANTSLDRTYYFETFPSNKLELGLWLESERMMHPVIGEQGVETQNEVVKEERRRSYDNRPYGNVLQVIQKNLFNKHPYKDPNIGYMEDLDAATLEEFNEYFDEYYAPNNATLVVAGDIDIEKTKKLIKDYFGPIPEGNKVDRAKIEEKPITETVTDTFYDPNIQLPMLVLAWRTPEMKDRDAYVLDMISTILSEGKSSRLYKKIVDDKKQALQVSAFNLPLEDYGGYAIYAIPQNNTPLDTIKSEIDQEIRKLQTEKISDREYQKLQNTFENNFVNSNSSIAGIAESLATDNVLYDNTNLINKEIEIYRSITPEDIKRVANEYLNKNQRAEIYYLPKSEDVE